aattaccTATCATTGAAGACACCGTAATGGGAAGTTTTCCACGAGCCACTTTAGTTGAAACATCCAAGGGTGGATTTTCTGAGCTCCTTGACGGTTCCATATCGCATGCCTACATGAAAGAAAGGATGTCAGAAGGAAtcaacaaaattcaaattatatagatTCTACGTCATACCTGTGACTTCACTGAAGGGTCCTGCAAGCGTATTTTATCCCCGGCAGGCGAACCTGTAACAAACACTTCctgtatacaaaaaaaaaaaaagaagagaaggtcagaacgcaaaaaaaaaaaagaagaggagataaTTGAAAATGTTAATGAACATACTTCTGATGTCTTGTCTTCATGAATGGGGAAACTGAGACCAAGAACTTCATATCTAGGAGAGTCATCGGAAGGACCGACTTGAACATGATCATACTCTGGAAATAAGTCAAGCTGCTCCACCTCTGGCCCCACAGAATCTAGTGCTCTTTCAGCGATAATACCCGAAGAACCTAACTTCCTTGCAGAAGCTGAACTTTCCTTTAAAACaatactcttcttcttctgctgcttGCGGGGATCATCTGCACTCAGTAGATAGCCTACTCCGTGTTTGAAGCTCGAATGCACGCTATTAGACCACCAGCGCGCATAATGCAAAGTTGGTTTCCCAATCCGGTCCTTCTTCGGtatgaaataattaatagaAGTCCCATAGCGAATGAAATGATTCCAACATCCAGCAAGTATCCCAAGATGGCTCGCTAATCGGGGAACAGTGATACTTTCAGGAAAAGACTGATCAAAGCCAAATTGTCGAGCAAAACGATGAGGACTATACAGCTGTGTGTGCAATTTGTTCCCCAAACGAAGTGGAAGCACACTCTGTCTGATAGAAATTATATACTCATAAACCTCTCTCGGATATTTACACTCTCCTGGAGCCAATTTCGCATCGTAAAGCCAACCGTCATCaacaaaagaataagaatatggTAGAGGACGCCAAACAAAATGAGCACTCGACCTGAGGTGAATCCGTGCTCGCTTAGCATTAAAAGGAGAAGCCGCCGCGTccataaaaaatatcatttgaGGAGGACTTCGTAAGCCGACGATATTCTTGATATTCTCACTAATCACCTTTCTAGAATAAGTCTATTCAAAGTGAAGACCGATCCACGCATATAGAAAATTAACCGGAAATTGAGGTCCAGGATGCGCAGGTCCTTCAGGGTGATCACTCATAAAAGATAAACCAGCATGGATCGCACAAAGAATGGCAGGGGCTAAAGCAACTTTCTCACCTAATGCCAGCTTAGAAGCCATAATAAACGTCTCTGGCCTGATGAAATGGTCTAATCCAGAAGGCATTACAAAGTTGCATAACCATAAAGAAATGAAGGCTGCTCGGGTCGTGTCTTCTGTATATGAGGGGGCGAGCTCTCTATTGCTTATACTCCGAGACTTAGACTTAGTCAACTTCTTACAGCTTGTGTAAAAAAAATCTACCCATAAATCATACCGCACACGCTTGTTAGAAGATCGAGCCATGAGCCATTGATAAACATCAAAAAGCTCCCTAACACAACTGGGATAATTGTTCTTACTATAAAGTTCAGaatttggagggatatattcgTCGTACATGTCGCCGATAATCGGAAGCCCACCGAGTTCTCTGATAAAGAAATCCCAACTTCACCAAATGGAAGATGAAAAGTATTTGTCTCCGAACACCACAGCTCTACCAATGCCTTGATGATATTCATATTCTTATTGTATCTCCCTCGTGAAGCTACGATACCCCCTAAAATGCCAGCACGACGTAACTGTGTGGTGTAATGAGAAATGATATGATTTCCCCATTCAATTAAACCCTCTACCTCAATGCTATCCCCTAAAATCCTACTCATTCCACACCATCCAGGATGattattaagtattttataccCGAGAGATTGTAACGTGTCTCTTTCTTTCGGAGGTCCTAAAGGGGGCAATAATATGACGTCGCCGTCACCATCGGGAGCATAATAGTCAACCCCGAAACGACCCAATAATTGCTTCTGCTTAAATATCGCCCATTCTTTTAACATAGGCGTCTCATAAGGAATTGCGGGTTCAGCAGAACGTCCAAATATCGAAGGTGAACGTGTTAAAGAAAGTCCTCTAAATACGCCTAAAGTTTTATCATCGGGATGAATTAATGGCTCGCTCGTTTTTCCCATGATCTAGAAAAAGAATTACAATATGGAACATATGAGTAAAATCTACGATCTAACATAAGATGCTTTGAAGTCAGAGATATCATGATCAATCTATTCATGGGTCAAATACATCTCATACAGATCTCAAACATGcatatagatatgtatatatataacatcaaaagagatcaattggtataaaaaatatataaatacctcGGATCTTTGATGATCAAACCTTTGATGGCGATATGAAGGTTGGAATCGCGAAAGGAGATCGGCACCTTTTTCCACCTTGTTTAATTCACAAGCTTGAAAAGGTGGGGGGCATTTGTtgaagcacaaaaaaaaaaaaaaaaggagagaggaataaaaaaaaaggggagagaaagaaataaaaatagagatggTTTATGAGATCATCCATGCACCAGGTACATggataaaatctaaattttgaaaataccTCATGCACCGGATTGCGAAAAATATAATACGCACGGGTAtataaaatagcatattagtctattcccttttgtatatttacaaaatgcccTACCTTAATCatatgatattttgattaaggcgtaatatgatcaaagggaaaggactaattCACAATATTCCCGCAATCCCATCTTAACCACCCAATATCTCCACGATTCCATCATAACCATCCATTATCACACAATCCCATCGCTGCCGTCCAAAATCTATCCCACAATCTCCTCTCAACTACCCACATCCCACGATCCCATTACGATCACCCCACGATCCCCTAACCGCCCACGATCCCACGTCCCGCAATTCGCTCGAACGTTTCCCTCAGGTTGGTTACAACCACCCCCATAAATACCCTTCGAAAAAATCAAACGGGAGAGAGTTTTTGAATTTgcgaaatctaaaaaaaatatctacccCATTCTGTcgatcgcaaaaaaaaaaaggtaaaaaaaaaatatatctctttctcccgttcaaaaaaaaaaaaagctctctctctatcggctaaaaaaaaaaaagaaaacagaagaaaaaaaatctctctttctctttctccctcttcctcaaATCGGCCTCCGCTTCCTCGAGCGCCGCGTAGGCGGCATCGCCATGCGAGAGCGCGACGCCCGTCGCGGCTTCGTCCTCCCCTGTCGTTGGTAGCCGCGCGCTACCCGCGTCTTCGCCGTCCACGAGCAGCTCCGCCCACTCACCCAAGCTCCTCCGCGGCCTCTGCGACCGCACCGACTTCGACGTCACCGTGATCCTCCGCACCGTCCACTCCATCAAGGCGCAGCCCGAAGCCCTCGACGACTCCAACGTCGCAAACCGCGTTCTTTCCCCGCGCTTCGCCGCGGGGACCTCCGTCGATCGCACCAGGGTTTCGGCCGGGCGAAGCTTCGCGATGCCATGATTGGGTTCCAGAAGCTCGGGGATACGATCCTCGTCCACAACGCCATGGGCGAGCTCGCCTCCTATAGGGTGCTAGACGAAATGTTTAAGTGGGGCGGCGACGCGGCCGCGCGTTCCGCCTCCTTGACGCCGACAATACCGCACACACCACGATGTCGTCTCCGTCGTTCCCTCC
Above is a genomic segment from Ananas comosus cultivar F153 unplaced genomic scaffold, ASM154086v1, whole genome shotgun sequence containing:
- the LOC109704850 gene encoding uncharacterized protein LOC109704850, with product MIFFMDAAASPFNAKRARIHLRSSAHFVWRPLPYSYSFVDDGWLYDAKLAPGECKYPREVYEYIISIRQSVLPLRLGNKLHTQLYSPHRFARQFGFDQSFPESITVPRLASHLGILAGCWNHFIRYGTSINYFIPKKDRIGKPTLHYARWWSNSVHSSFKHGVGYLLSADDPRKQQKKKSIVLKESSASARKLGSSGIIAERALDSVGPEVEQLDLFPEYDHVQVGPSDDSPRYEVLGLSFPIHEDKTSEEVFVTGSPAGDKIRLQDPSVKSQACDMEPSRSSENPPLDVSTKVARGKLPITVSSMIESQAGGSGSIEDDVPSDDELVLKPSPPQYTLTAAADIGASSFKEACSTHHEDEGAEEDDDIVEDGKNEVLPGSSLLGKRERVDDIPATEVHKRARLEADSKSTDLPVESKLDDDLIDALSPYGDEVDYEPTPSPPGAPDMGVPLDEDVGINVSSGTGGFQSEVPIAVRSFLIDRITDIMKTFDRRRFRLAREEVSKYCQCISSLGIDVSELDGRIKSVFDHAEVIEELESSPNFASAVRLVNADEDLALKKRKLASHISTKSSILKAS